The genomic DNA ACACAGGGAAGATCAAATGCTTAAGTGCATATATAATAAGATCATTATGTTAATATGATTTGGCACTCGGTAAAGTACGATATATATTACTTTCCATTTAATTCTCTGTAAGACTGTAACAGAATATTTGCACATAGGCCCAAATACAAATACatcccaaagaaaaagaagacggTTAACTTCTGGCAACTATGTGGGGTAGAAGAAGAATCTAAAAGAGAGGGTACTGGAAGCAGCAATGATTCCTCACATTTTAATAACAAAGACGAGGACAGTGCCTTGTAAccaaaagtaaaatataaaaacttgcAGTATCTTCAACACAAATGCATTGAAATTGACATACACAACAATGAACAGAACTTACTGAATTTTGTAGTAGTTGAAATTTCGATCAAATCCAACCACAACAGCTCCAACCTAGAAGACAAtgaacaaataaaatttccaataTAAGGTTCCAAAAAGGAATGCAGAAGCTTCAAATCTTTGAGAGAAAGTTCTACTTGTATTTTTAtctgtaaaaagtaaaaacccaACAACAAACTCAGTTCTATGATGCAAGAAAGGACAGAAGTATACACTCTCATCATGCTCCATCAGATATCCAGGCTTCAGCTCTATTTTCTTCCCACCATCTTCCTGTAAGAAAAAGAAGGCATTATAAATACCACACATTATACGTATATAACAGGAGCATTCTATCTCTCAGAAGAATAACACGTCACTTGATTTCAGTGACTAGGATACAGAATAAAAACTTGCAATGTACTGACAATTAGCTCATACTTACTGGTCCACCAAGGTACTCATATCCAGCAAGCTCAAGCTCCTTCAAGATGCCTTCCTCGCCAATCACATAGACCTATAAAACGCCGTACCATCAGTGTATTATCATCAATATTCATGATTAGAATGCGCTAGCTATATTTAGTGTTAATCATGAGGTGCCAGTGACTGGAAATAAAGTCACAACTTCTTACATGTTAATAACATAGACCCTTAATATAATACTGTGGCTATATGCAAATAAAATATCAGATGAAATAATATTGGAAAACATTATCAGAATCTAGCAGAAATAACAATGAAGAAGATAACATGCCATATGATGCAAACCATTCCCCTTCACAAATACTCCACTTGTAGGCAAATGAACAGAAACAAGATATTAACTTTTACCAAGTAGGCACGCAGGTTACCTTTTTATCTTTTGGGAAATTAATGGACTTCAAATAGGCAGCAGCAGCAAAAGATGACGCAAAAATTTCCTCCTTAAATTGTTCAAGTGTGGTTAGAATTACCGAGTTGCTAAATCTGTGAGCGTGGAAAGAGAAAAATGGCACACTGTCACACTGACCTCTTTGACATTCAGACCAAGCGTCTCAAACTTTTTACCATACTGCTTCCTAGACTTTGTTGAGTTGTTGGTAACGAAAACTAATCTTTTGCCCTGAAGGAAAAGACAATATGCAAGTGGTTTGAGGCCACATAACAATGCTAGCCCCTTAAAATTATCTCCCTATATCATGCTACATGACACTTGGACCCAAGAGTAAACCTAAAGAAAGATATAAAAACCAGTGAAGCAAAGATTTTGCTGGCCTATGATATGAATATGTACAAAACTACAAATACGGAAATATATTATAGGTGGCTACATTGGCAGCCAGACAGACAGACCGACCTTAGACCGTAGCATATCCAGAGTTTGGGGGACACCGTCTATGAGCTTATCTCCTTTCCATATAACACCTGCAGTTGTTGGGTGATGAGTTGAAAGATTATTTAATGGAGCAATACCAATACCATCCACGACAGAGATAAATACCATAAGACTGTAAGACAAACACTATTAAAATTCTAACGGAACATTCATGAGTAATCCTATTCCTATCAAATCATATCATCGTTCGGTGGTTCCCTCCCTCCAATTTTTCTAACGCAACACTTGGTTCTGAATCAATTGGATTTTCGTTTTTAAAAAGGTAATCGGACAAAATGGTTAGGACTTAGGAGGGaatcaaatcaatacaaaatgtgTATTCATAGTCtcatataatattattaaaaaaacttcAAGTGCTCAAATCCTAACAGATGGATTAATGTCCACTGCTACATTCTTATAGGTatgaaacaaacaaagaagATCACTGGATCAACATTCAATTCAACAACGTAAGAAAATGAACAAGTTGAAGAAGGCGGACCATCGCAGTCGAAGATGAAGGTCTCTACAGAGTCAATGAGGTCATCGGCATTCGTGAGAGGCTGCGCGGAGGCCCGGGTGGTGAACCTCTCCTCCATTCTTGACTTCCTACACTTGTGCTTGTTGCTGTTCATGAAGTTCCACGAGAGATTACTTGTACGACTAGTAGTAGTAGTACGAGTGCAACAGAGattgttgctgctgctgttaTTGATCCCAAACCCAAACAACTTGGAACTCTTCGCAGAAGCAGCAGCTATCactgttgttgttgttctgCTCAGCATCTCTTTCTCTTTCGTTTCTTTTTCCTTACTCCCTTTTTCTTTGGTGTAGCTCGTTTCGAGGCCGTTAGCCTTTTTCCCTTCCCAAGGCaaggaaaaaagaaggaaggaaggaaggaaggcatattttcatcaacaaaaaaaaaaaagaaaaaaaaaaagaggagacaCGTGGTGGTTTTGGGTGGCTCGTGTAATCCAAAGCTACTGGATGACACTTTTCAGTTTTCTTCTCGTCTCCAAAAACTGAAAGCCCAAATGTCTTGGGAGGCTGCTGGCCCAGTATTAGTAGTTTAAGCCCAATAATAAAAACCTTCCGTGAGTCGTGTCAAGTGCTTGTTTGGGTGATTAAAGTTCAAACAGGTTTGGTATAATTGTCTGTACCCTGCAAGATAGAAACCAAAAtaacttaatgttgttttaCAGCTGTATTGCATTGATCGTGATACGAGTTAATCCACCTTCATTAAATATGTGGATATTACGGATATATGGATGCTTCAATAATAAATTAATGGTTacctcaaaaaaataaaaaaataaaaaataataatactaataatggttttttttaatgtttaatttggaACAGATAGATGAGCTGTTAGAATTAACACCGAAAAACTTGGCTGCTTTTGTGATGGAAATTGCAAGGTTTAAGTTGAGCCTCACGCGTGATGATACTGATATATGTCACCGCCATTATTATGCAGACTTGTAAGACTCAACTGCCAACCCTTTTCCCTTTTGTTTGtcctcctccgcctcctcctcctcctcctcgtggGGTCAAGAACACTAATACTGCACTCTACTCTACGAAACCAAGTGGTCCCTTCCTTTCTTAGTAACTTAGATGTGTCTGTATCTATCTACATACTGTGTAGTAagacattatatatatatatatatatatatataagcttaTTTGAGATCCTTAAAAGATTCCTCAAATTTATCACCAAAATGTTTCTTGTGTAGCCATACATTCTTgtgatgagaagaaaaacttgccAAAATGTTAGCGGTATGACTAGAGAAATATTTACACGGAGTCACGGACTGATCTCTAGCTTTGCAAATCATCATATAGATACACGCATAAATGTGGTTATTTCATTAACTTAAGTTTATAGGATAATTCAATTTAATGTCACGTACGGTTTATTTATTCACGGTTGagtttgttaagttttaatcatgTGTCATCAAGTCATCATCAACATGCAAAGCATCAATATATTTACTTcaataacattttaattattgttattttatttgttgggttaaaataaagagttaaacgtcattttctaaaataaaatcTGGGCTGTATACGGCGTTGGGAAGGGTGGGTGCGGAGTGCTGTGGTGAGGGGGAGGGTCGGGCGGGAGCAGTGCGCTGGGTAAGGGTGGAAAGGGAAGCATACGGGTGAAATATTTACACGGAGTCACGGACCGATCTCTAGCTTTGCAAATCACCATATAGATACACGTATAGATGTGgttatttcattaatttaagTTTATAGAAGAGTTCAATTTAATGTCACGT from Pyrus communis chromosome 17, drPyrComm1.1, whole genome shotgun sequence includes the following:
- the LOC137722661 gene encoding phosphoglycolate phosphatase 1A, chloroplastic-like; this translates as MLSRTTTTVIAAASAKSSKLFGFGINNSSSNNLCCTRTTTTSRTSNLSWNFMNSNKHKCRKSRMEERFTTRASAQPLTNADDLIDSVETFIFDCDGVIWKGDKLIDGVPQTLDMLRSKGKRLVFVTNNSTKSRKQYGKKFETLGLNVKEEEIFASSFAAAAYLKSINFPKDKKVYVIGEEGILKELELAGYEYLGGPEDGGKKIELKPGYLMEHDESVGAVVVGFDRNFNYYKIQYGTLCIRENPGCLFIATNRDAVTHLTDAQEWAGGGSMVGAIRGSTQHEPLVVGKPSTFMMDYLANEFGILKSQICMVGDRLDTDILFGQNGGCKTLLVLSGVTTLPVLQSPDNSIQPDFYTNKISDFLSLKAATV